A genomic window from Winogradskyella sp. J14-2 includes:
- a CDS encoding NifU family protein, translated as MSPEELKLNVEKALDEIRPFLQSDGGDINLLSIDDGKLVKVQLVGACTSCSVNQMTLKSGVEMTIKKYAPQIERVINVE; from the coding sequence ATGAGCCCAGAAGAACTTAAATTAAATGTAGAAAAGGCGTTAGACGAAATCCGTCCGTTTTTACAAAGCGATGGAGGTGATATTAACCTTTTATCCATAGATGACGGCAAATTAGTTAAAGTACAATTAGTTGGTGCATGTACATCTTGTAGCGTAAATCAAATGACTTTAAAGTCTGGCGTGGAGATGACAATTAAAAAGTACGCACCACAAATAGAACGCGTCATTAATGTAGAATAA
- a CDS encoding Mrp/NBP35 family ATP-binding protein translates to MKLNKKDILEALKTITAPGEGENMVDSGAVTNVVTFADEVIVDVTIKNPSLQAKKKTEVEILQTIHKEVYEKAKIKVNIKVDAPAKPTKNEIKGKPIPGIQNIVAVASGKGGVGKSTVTANLAVTLAKMGFKVGVLDADIYGPSIPIMFDVANERPLSVNVDGKSKMKPVESYGVKVLSIGFFTKPDQAVIWRGPMASKALNQMIFDAAWGELDFLLLDLPPGTGDIHLSIMQALPITGAVVVSTPQNVALADAKKGVAMFQQDSINVPVLGIIENMAYFTPAELPENKYYIFGQEGAKNLAEDLDVPFLGEVPIVQTIREAGDVGRPAALQTATPVEKAFEDITKNVVQQVVDRNENLPATEAIKITTMAGCSAVKKK, encoded by the coding sequence CTGGTGAAGGAGAAAATATGGTAGATAGTGGCGCGGTGACAAACGTTGTAACATTTGCAGATGAGGTTATCGTAGATGTAACTATTAAAAATCCGAGCCTTCAGGCGAAGAAAAAAACTGAGGTTGAAATTTTGCAAACCATCCATAAAGAGGTTTATGAAAAGGCAAAAATAAAAGTAAATATCAAGGTAGATGCACCTGCTAAACCAACAAAAAACGAAATTAAAGGAAAACCAATTCCTGGAATACAAAATATTGTCGCTGTAGCCTCTGGTAAAGGTGGTGTTGGTAAATCTACGGTAACAGCTAACTTGGCAGTAACATTAGCTAAAATGGGCTTTAAGGTTGGAGTGTTAGATGCAGATATCTATGGACCTTCAATTCCAATAATGTTCGATGTGGCAAACGAAAGGCCACTGTCTGTCAACGTAGACGGTAAATCTAAGATGAAACCTGTAGAGAGTTACGGAGTTAAAGTGCTTTCTATAGGCTTTTTTACAAAACCGGATCAGGCAGTGATATGGCGAGGGCCAATGGCGTCAAAAGCATTAAACCAAATGATATTTGATGCAGCCTGGGGCGAATTAGATTTTCTCTTGCTCGATTTGCCACCAGGAACAGGAGACATTCACCTTAGTATTATGCAGGCACTTCCTATAACAGGTGCAGTTGTTGTAAGTACACCTCAAAATGTAGCTTTAGCAGATGCTAAAAAAGGTGTAGCAATGTTTCAGCAAGACAGTATCAATGTACCTGTGTTAGGTATCATTGAAAATATGGCGTATTTTACACCAGCCGAATTACCAGAGAATAAATATTATATTTTTGGGCAAGAAGGAGCTAAGAATTTAGCCGAAGATTTAGACGTTCCGTTTTTGGGGGAAGTACCAATTGTACAAACCATAAGAGAAGCAGGAGATGTAGGTAGGCCTGCCGCTTTACAGACTGCAACACCAGTAGAAAAAGCGTTTGAAGATATAACTAAAAATGTAGTGCAACAAGTTGTTGATAGAAACGAAAATTTACCAGCAACCGAGGCAATAAAAATTACAACAATGGCAGGATGTTCTGCAGTAAAGAAAAAGTAG